The proteins below are encoded in one region of Micromonospora yangpuensis:
- a CDS encoding cellulose binding domain-containing protein, translated as MSAGVIVMMVLMVVAFCSAQGRGPDADGYFGSADSTVSLPALPPSEGEPPRTPEVVAPTPPPPVVPGLSPRSTDLEVAPEPPTETAVPPPPPSPVPSPAESTQPSRPSARATTPPARRSPVTGTYQLMNSYGDAFIAEVRLANTGSRAEEWRTRLVFPQGRLVTAWVESAEQGRAEMTGSVFSYTGGAELAPGAAVSLRFHLERTGSTTRPVTCTVNGADCVGF; from the coding sequence GTGTCCGCCGGTGTGATCGTGATGATGGTGCTGATGGTGGTCGCCTTCTGTTCGGCGCAGGGGCGAGGGCCCGACGCCGACGGGTATTTCGGTTCCGCGGACAGCACGGTGTCGTTGCCGGCGCTACCGCCGTCGGAGGGTGAGCCGCCCCGGACGCCCGAGGTGGTCGCGCCGACGCCGCCACCGCCGGTGGTGCCCGGCCTCTCGCCGCGCTCGACCGATCTGGAGGTCGCGCCGGAGCCGCCCACCGAGACGGCCGTACCGCCACCGCCGCCGTCTCCGGTGCCCTCGCCGGCCGAGTCGACGCAGCCGTCGCGTCCGAGCGCACGCGCCACCACCCCGCCGGCCAGGCGCTCGCCGGTGACCGGCACCTACCAGCTGATGAACAGCTACGGCGACGCGTTCATCGCCGAGGTCCGGCTGGCCAACACCGGATCGCGGGCCGAGGAGTGGCGGACCCGACTGGTCTTTCCGCAGGGACGGTTGGTGACCGCCTGGGTGGAGAGCGCCGAGCAGGGGCGGGCGGAGATGACCGGCAGTGTCTTCAGCTACACCGGCGGGGCGGAACTGGCTCCCGGCGCGGCTGTGTCGTTGCGCTTCCACCTGGAACGGACCGGCTCGACCACCCGCCCGGTCACCTGCACCGTCAACGGCGCCGACTGCGTCGGGTTCTGA